A region of the Pseudoroseomonas cervicalis genome:
TCAGCGCGTCGAGCGCCGCGAAGGGCTCGTCCATCAGCAGCACATCGGGCTCCATCGCCATGCCGCGGGCGATGGCGACGCGCTGCTTCATGCCGCCGGAGAGCATGTGCGGGAAGCTGTCGGCGAAATTCGCCAGCCCCACCTTCTCGATATAGCTGTCAGCGCGGTCGCGCGCCTCGGCGCCGCTGGCCCGCCCGCTGGCGGTCAGCGCGAACATCACATTCTGCCGCACCGTCTTCCAGGGCAGCAGCTGGTCGAATTCCTGGAACACCATCATGCGGTCGGGGCCGGGCCCGTGCACCTCGCGCCCCTTCAGGCGGATGCTGCCCTCGGAGGGCTCCAGATAGCCGCCGATCGCCTTCAGCAGCGTCGACTTGCCGCAGCCCGAGGGGCCGAGCAGGATGTAGCGGTCGGCGGGATAGACATCGAAGCCAACGCGGTGCGTGGCGGTGACCACGGCATCGTCGGTCTTGTACTGCAGCGTGACGTCCTGCACCGACAGCAGCGGCGCGGGCCCGCCAGAGATGGCGTCTGCCATGTCCGTACCTTTCTTCCCAGAGGGTCCCGGGCCTTGCCGCCCGGATTTGTCTCCTGGCTATCACGCGAAGCTTTTGCCAAACTGACAGCGACAAGAAATTTCGTGCTGCGGTGCAAAAGCGACAGGTTTGATGCGGATCCTGCTGGTGGAAGACACGGCCGATGTCGGCGAGGGCATCGCCGCCAGGCTGCAGCGCATGGGCCATGAGGTGGATTGGGAGCGCGACGGCGCCGATGCCGAGGCGCGGCTGGAGCTGCAATCCTACGATCTCGTCATCCTCGACGTGATGCTGCCGCCGCCCGATGGGCTCGCCCTGCTGCGGCGCGCGCGCGGGCGGGGGCTGGCCACCCCGGTGTTGATGCTCACCGCGCGCTCCAGCGTGGCCGACCGGGTGGATGCGCTGGATCTCGGTGCCGACGACTATCTCGTGAAGCCCTTCGACTTCCTGGAGCTGGAGGCGCGGGTGCGCGCGCTGCTGCGGCGGCAGGGCGGGGCCTCCACCAACCTGCTGCGCTGCGGCGACATCACCATCGACCTCGCCGGCCGCACCGTCGAGCTGGCCGGCGAGGCGGTGGAGATGACACGGCGCGAACTGGCGCTGCTGGAGATCCTGGCCAGCCGCGCCGGGCGTGTCGTCGGCAAGGAGGAGATCGTCGAGGCGCTGTTCGGCCTGGAAGGCGCCGGCAGCAACGCGGTCGAGCAATATGTCACGCGGCTGCGCCGCAAGCTCGCCGCCTCCAGCGCCGAGATCCGCACGCTGCGCGGCCTCGGCTACCAGCTGGTGGTGCGGTGAGGCTGTCGCGCTCGCTGCATGCGCGCGTGGCCGTGCTGCTGGCCTCGGTGCTGGGCTGCGCCAGCCTCGGCATCATCCTGGCCGGCTGGTATTACGCCCGGCTGACGGCCGATGGCGCCTATGACACGCTGCTGCGCGCCGGCGCCGCGCAGATCGCCGAGAACACCTATCAGCAGGGCGCCATGCTGGTGGCCGATCCGCCGGTCTCGGTGCTGGCCGCACTCTCCGCCGGCGACCGCGCCGGCTACAAGGTGGTCGATCCGCGCGGCGTGGTGGTGGCCGGCGCCGGTGATCTGGAGCTGGTCGGGCTGGAGGCCGAGCGCGAGACGCTGCGCCGCCGCGGCTGGCTGCTGCTGGATGGAAGCTGGCGAGGCGAGGCGGTGCGCATCGCCGTCACCACACGGCGCCTCGACACCGGCTGGGCCGAGATGGCGGTGGCCCAGACGCTGCACGGCCGCACCGGGCTGGCGCGCGACCTGGCCGGCAAGGCGGTGCTGGCGGTGCTGGTGCTGAACGGGCTGGCGCTCGGCGCCGCGCTGCTCGCCACACGCCGCGCCCTGGCGCCGCTGGAGCGCGTGCAGGCGGCGCTGCGCGAGCGCGACCCGCGCGACCTCTCGCCGCTGCAAGGCCGAGGTGCCGCCGGAGATCGCCGGCGTCATCGCCGCGCTGAACGGCTTCATGGCGCGGCTCGACCAGCGCATCGGCATGATGCAGCGGATGATCGGCGATG
Encoded here:
- a CDS encoding ABC transporter ATP-binding protein; translated protein: MADAISGGPAPLLSVQDVTLQYKTDDAVVTATHRVGFDVYPADRYILLGPSGCGKSTLLKAIGGYLEPSEGSIRLKGREVHGPGPDRMMVFQEFDQLLPWKTVRQNVMFALTASGRASGAEARDRADSYIEKVGLANFADSFPHMLSGGMKQRVAIARGMAMEPDVLLMDEPFAALDALTRRRMQEELLRLWDDTRFTVLFVTHSIEEAIRVGTRILLLSPHPGQVKAELNSVPPELQGSAAAAELETRINDMLFVH
- a CDS encoding response regulator transcription factor produces the protein MRILLVEDTADVGEGIAARLQRMGHEVDWERDGADAEARLELQSYDLVILDVMLPPPDGLALLRRARGRGLATPVLMLTARSSVADRVDALDLGADDYLVKPFDFLELEARVRALLRRQGGASTNLLRCGDITIDLAGRTVELAGEAVEMTRRELALLEILASRAGRVVGKEEIVEALFGLEGAGSNAVEQYVTRLRRKLAASSAEIRTLRGLGYQLVVR